TTTGCTTGCTTGAAGAAATTTGGCAAAATGTCCAAACATACAAGACATATATTACTTGCTTGTTATTAAAGTTAGTTCTTTGGGAACAACCAAGTTTAATCAAAGAAGTAAAGGCAATACAAATATTATAACGTGGaagcaaaaacatacaaatatatatattcttttaaatataaccccgtttccagaaaagctgggactttttgtaacttgatagttttctataaataaatacattttgaattcgaATCCTGCAactcactcaaaaaaaaaaaagttggaacaggGGCAAAATATGAGGGAATTGTTTATAGAAAATTTATATGACATTTTCCTGAATTGTATTAGAAACAGATCATTGCTTATCACCTAATACCAAATTTCATAAGAGAATTGTCAAATAATTTCAACAGAACTTTTTTAATGCAAGAGAGCTAAGAattgttgtgttttttcacCTTCTGTACTTAATATTGTGATGTGATTCAGTAAATTTGGAGAATACTTATCCATGCAGGATAAGGCTGGTCACCAATGTTGGAATGAGCATGACCTTTGAGcgctcagatggcactgcatatGAAAAATGTATGTCATGTTTTCAGCACTAATGACAAAAAGGACCATTCAGACTGTTATCAGCGATAGGCGCAAAAGCAACATTTCTCATGGTGACCATGGCATGGCTGACTtgtatatcgtcactgtccaattataaacttttatctctcaaaatggtaactttacaggagaaggaaaaatccttcttaactttcactGGAAGCCAATGTAAATGCATTATATTCCAAGTAATagtggagcatttctattggtcccttCATTATGTCATTTGCacaaaatgtgaaggacagctgctgtgttcaaatgatgtagtaaactgaaaattgtcaaaaatggagatacatgtttttaattgaacagCGATGATATGCGAGACATTTtcatggaggtggaggagaacaTTGGGTTTTAGAGAAACTTATGCTGCTGTCAAGAAAACCTCCTtcccatggttatttcagcaagacaatgtcaGGTCTCATTCTGTATCTGCTACAACAACATGGCATTGTAAACACAGCTTGTCTGCAGTACAGATCTGTTTCCATCAAACCAGATTGTACCAACTTGCAAAGCTTTAACAATTTGTATCAGTTCACAAATGATTAAACAAAGTCAATAAAAGGAAAAGTATATTACACAATAGTAAACTTGACTCTGtcacaacttttttggaatgtgtggCAGGTGTCAAATCTTAAATGTGTCTATTATTTGCAAAATActatcatttttttttgtttgtttgaaaacactggaatgttTTCTCTGTGCTGTCAATTTAATAAAGCTTCAAAACAATTAACCAATAACAGATTCTGTTTTatactgcattttacaaaatgtcccagcttttctggaaattgGGTTTGTGCTTTATATACCACACACGACCAATCTTTCCTCTGATACTAGTGGTAGTGATTGGTTGCTGGTCCTTATTACTGCGTCTACTCTTTTGGGTGGGTATTTGACAAGATGTTGGGGTACCTCTGTAAGGATTTCATGGCTTTCAGCCACAACAGCATTAGAGAGGGCCAGTACcactgttggatgattagtttggATTGTTCATGCAAATACAACTCAACCCAAAGGCattggatggagctctatcactgttccacagcccagtgctaggGGGTTTATACTCTCCTAGCAATCTCTTGGCAGTGAGCAATGATGACCTTAGGCTCACTTGAACCTGCTGATTATGCAAGATCTTGCCCTCCTTACAGTAGAGGGTGGTCTTCAATTGTGTGGCCATATGAGGTATAGCTATACACAAATTCTGCAATTTGGAACATCAGAAATGTGGTGATTTTTCAATGAAAATCCTACATTTATTTCTCAGACATGAATGGGTTAAAGTCTTGTAAAGCTGAACCATTTGCGACAAATCATTGCGACATCATTTTCATGTAAGTAGATTAGCAGCCATGCATGCAAGGTCAGAGGGCATGTCATTTTTGGATGAGGATGACAGTGACACCGCTGGACACGTCATCCTCAGGCAGAAAAGCTCTGCTATTAACCCCTTTTACCTCAAGAAACAGTGACAAAATTGCAGACCTCCATTCTTCACTCACAACTATACAGATATGTgtgcaaaaatcagagaccaccattAAATTAAGCTAATTTTGTGGTCAAGTAGCCTTTTCTCATGATCAAGTCATCCTAAACACATTTAGTGATGTTGAAgcctgggctctggggtggAAAGATCAATGTTCTGTGAACACCATCAATTTCTTTGACTTCATTGTACACTGTTGATTTCATTTACTCATTAATGGCTTCTTCACAGATCCCCATGTTTGCAGACTTGTTTTGTCTTCCCACACTTGAAGGACAGACAGAGTCACCTGTGAATATTCTCagatggatttttatttattcatttctcaTAAAGATGAAATGAATTGATGTTTATTGGATGGGAATTGTATTTGTGTTCTATCTTGCATGGTTGTTGAAAGTCACTATATTTTCTCTGTACCTTTCCATATGCAATCCTTATGTACAGGGGTCAGTTCTGTCTCTTCAACTATAACCCCTAATATGAATAATGTCTCTGTTAATGTAATGGTTGACTCAaagggaaattaaataaattaagagTGGTCTCTAATTTTAGCAACATTgtatataacatttatattaatatacttTTACCAAGATTTGTAATAACCCCCGAATAATGAGCCTGCAGTTTAACATGCCCCccaaattattacatttaagcCTGTGCTCTGGATAAAGTGAAGAATGAAAGAGGTCATCTTTTCATTATTATGGGAGAGAAAAAGTGCCCAAAACACACAGATCAGCAGAGCAGTGCTATTTGTCTGAGTTATAAAGGTGCTTGTAGAAATATTTAATGAGCACTAGGCAAGATAACACAGCTCAACAACATTTAACTGGAAATATTTGCCTCAATCTCTCTCCAGAGACTTGCCATTTTGTATCAAATCCTTTTCTTATCCCCTTGCAATGATGTGCATAATCCATTAATGCAAGAATGAGGGATTTGTAGCAGGACATTTTTGTTTACAGACAAGCAGAACACAGAATATTCTCAATAATTCTCTAAAATGGCAGTTTCGCAGCTCATTTGCCACAATAAATAGAACTGAAAGTGGTCTATTGTGTGGTGAAAAAGTGGCACTATTGAGTCTGTATCTCCACACACAGTGCTAATATAAACACATCTTTTAGTGTGCTGAAACAAGATGGTTTGTTATCctgatttttttaatattattataagttCTGCCAATGATTTTTTGGGGATGATTTTCTGCCAATGATTTTCTTGCTGCactttttttctgctgttcaAATAGTCCTAACCTTGCATTCACACCGGCAGCATGTTTTCACCACATGTTGCCCAAGTTACACATCTCACATCGCCTCTGGGCATTTATGAACTAAAGTTTTCCTTTGGTTGCCATGGTTTCACTGATGCCAAACACATATGATGATACTAGTGGCTAAACTGTGTATACAAAATCAATTAGATCACAAGTCAGAAGCCATCCCACACATTTCTAACATGAATCTGGGTTATCTTCCCCTAAACCTTAGCTGCAGTTCTATGCTGGTTAGTTCCTTCATGAGGAGCGTAGTTAGGCAAGTGAGTGTTTTGCACAACCATAACTGTTGGCAGCATTCACAGCCAGCATTAAAAAGCTGTATAGTTACAACACAATTAAAATTgtttagacatttttaaaatgaagtaaaaacaagtatttgtgatgtgttcattatCTTGGAcctgtattaaaataaaattaattttcccCTGATCCAATTTATTTggtaaaactaaacaaattacagatatgatgccagcaacacactccaaaaaaccAGGAGAGAATGTATCTCAAtatttgtcaatttttagtttaccaCATGCATGttggaaatacatgtttatCATTGGATAATAATGATGTGAAAATCACAAATGTCATGGGTACGGATGCACCTCCAAACTATAACAGGTGTTGGCACCTTTTTCTGATAGCTGTTTGGATGGTTCCTTTCGTCTTTGGCACAAATAGCTTGACAtctgtttttcacaaaaaccaaacaaacatcTGTGCACCGAATGCTTCCTCTGACTGTCTGGTCATCTCAGACTAAACATGGGCCTAGTTAAGTTGCTGATCTTGTTGGGTAGGGTTAAAATATTGCTTTGATTCTGATTTTGCAAAACAGGGTTTCGTATTGTATTTCCTGATGTGTGACAGTAGTTTGCCAAAGTATTCCCAAGTCTATGTAGCAATATTTATCAGAGTTACGTGACAGTTTctcatgcagtgccatctgagggcttaaagttcatgaacattttaaagtgcTGTTTGGCCTTGCTCTACAAAAAACTGGAATTTCTCTGAATTTCATGATTTTTTACATTCTGTGCAGTCTTGACTTGAGAAATATTCATTTTGAACTGTTTTAAAATTCTCTCAGAAGTCTGGCACACAATGTTGAGCCTTGACCCATCTTTACATTTAAATGCTGAACCTTTGGTGGATGATCCTGTTACATTTTATGCACGTTTTATATTCACTTGCTTATCACATAATACTTCAAAACAGTGTATCATGAATATTCTACAACCATTTCActcttatttttattcttatatttctttatatttatactcttattagaaaggcgctatataaatataacttattattattattattattattattattattttgtctcTGTCACAACTTTTTAGAGTGTGTTTCAGGCATCAACTTCTAAAATTTTTATACTTACAAAATGCAAACATTAACAGTATcatttttggaaatgttttctttgtttttattatatatatatatatatatatatatatatatatatatatatatatatatatatatattttttttttttttttaatacattttcaagagaatgaacaaatcacagacaGCTCTGAGGTTGTTGTTAAAAGCATAGTTGCTTGTTAGCTCATACTAGTAACATAATTTTACCGGACGTGATGAATATGTTAACACACTGAGCTACTAAAGCTACAGTTGCAAATGTTTGCACTGAACTATACTTGAACCTTTTTTGGCATATGATTGTTTAAAGgtaaatattgtttaaaaatattatgaataaatCACTTTTTTCAGTGCAGTAGCAAACAAATTTTggagatctggagcccaccaaatcacacattatgaaacataagAACCTagtcctttttttgttttttttgggtctgcataaatcagaaaacatggaataaaatgagTTGTTCTGATTCTGTTTGTAGAGTGCAGACAATCAGAGTTGTCCCGGCTCCTCATTTGATTCTTTCACAGTGCATGACATTTACTTATGcgagagtgcaaagacgaggttaaacagagTAAACAAACAATCAGAACACGGTGAAATAAGAGTAATGACTGAATATGAGAATTGAATGAAAAGGTCTAATGGCTCCCTTTCAAACTACAAAAAGTTTCTGGTctttgctcctcactcctgggctctcacgCTGAAGTGATATGTGGCTCGTtttgatttaaaggaacagacataGAAACCGGTTGTTCTTAACAGGGGTAGAACAATGCAGTGAtggttgatccttgtggtattttaaacaaagcatgaCACAAACCTTTCATTTAGATCCGAGACCTGTTTAAACTTGTGGGAAATGGCTATaacatttttcacttttcaaCTAAAATAATAATGCTAGAATTTGACACTGCTATTGTAGTGTAAGATGTGTTTAAGATTCTTAGTCAAAAAAGAAACAAGGACATCAATGTCTAATGTGTCCACATTTAGCAACACATGTCAGGTGTTTGCTTTAAGCATAAATTTCCTATTAACTTATGATACACTAAATTCCATTGGCTACACACTTTGGACCACTGCTTACAGAGGTGTGTGGTTGTTTGCTCAAACTACTGTGCGACAAACTATAAAAGTGCAAAAGTTTTGGAGAACAGCCATCAATGAGGTGTTTATTAGCTTAACCACCCATACTGTGTTGGTTCAGCAGTGGCTAGTGTTGTTTTTGGGAAACGCAGAAGACATCCATTTCTAATCCATTGCTTTGGCCAAGTAGGAACACAATTCTAGGGGCCAAACAGTGGCACAGCCATTTCAGAGTAGCATTTCAGAGATAACACATATTCCCTTTGGTAATCACAATATCACTTGGTTTCTAATTTGCATCAATTTAAACTTTTCTCAACTTTGTTGCATTGCCAACTCCATCCACTTCCGAGTGTCTACACTTAAGCCATTATGCTGAGTGGCATCACTGCAGGTGTGAACGCAGGGTAATTGTTGCTTTAACAATGTGCCAGATGTGCTGCAAATCTAATCATGATGCAATGTCTACATGAATTTGATCTAGATTACTTTTGACCCATATCCCGTTGATCACAAAAttatatgaataatatattgGTAATCAGCAGCAGACAAGTGTTTCATATTTGAGGCAGTATTCAGTACTCTAATGATGTCATAGTTCAGTACTTCCTATTTAGTGTTTACTCTTTAGTATTCAGTGCTCAGTACATGGCATTTGTCAATCATACTCAATATTCTGTGTTCAGTtaccattattattttatcGACATTCAGTACTCGGTTTTCAAATCTCAGCTTCAGTTGTCCATACTCAGTGTTCAGTACTCGATAATCAGTTTTCGTTTTCAGTAAATGGCATTCAGTATATTCTGTTTTCATAGTGTTCAGCTCCATGTATCAAGTATTAAAAGACTCATATTAACTACTATAAGCTACTTCATTTCAGTATTCAGTATTCAccactgaaaatacagtttCTATGTTTAAGTACtctgtatattatattatgatTTAGTATTATTTACTGAATTCTCAGAGCCCAAGATGTACACTACATTCAATGTTTGACACTAGacattagaaaataaaaaaaaaataaaaaatctgcaCTCAGTATTGGCACCCCATTCGGTATTTAAGACTCAACATTCTGTATTCAGTAAGTACTTCTGAAATGCTGTCAATagaaaacaccaaacacaaGAGAGTaactactctctctctcgctctctctctctctttctctctctctctctctctctctctctctcatattgtAGTTGGATAGAGTGAAAGGGGCAACAGGCAAATCTGAAAACCCCGTGCGTCCTGTCCCCCTCCAGTCCCCTCTCAGCTGCTGCTGGTGCTGCTGTGACACATGATCTTCTTGAAGGCCTTCCTGAAGTCCCGGTTGAAGACGGTGTAGATGATGGGGTTGACGGAGCTGTTGCAGTAGCCGATCCAGAAGAACAGGTTGAAGAGCGCGTCCGGAATGGTGCAGCTCTCGCGACACACCGCGTGCAGGCTGTAAGTGAAGAAGAACGGGAACCAGCAGAGAACGAAGGCGCCCATCACCACCGCGAGCACGAACGTGAATCGCTTCTCACGCATCTGCGCCGCCCTACTCTTGGAGAGCGGCGGCTTCCTGCGCGCGCCCGTGCCAACGCCTCCGTCCTCCTCCACCGCGCGACTGCACGCCCAGGGCACGCGCTCGGGCTGCCGCGCGCCCCCTCCTCCTGCTCCACGCGCGCTGTCAGAAATACAGCTCTCCTCCAGGTCGATGTCGTCGAGTTCTCCGCGGCGCCGGTCGCACGTGGTCTCTCCGCCGCTCCCGCTGCCGTTCACGGGGCCGTTGCCGTTGAGGCCGCTCCTCCGTGGGAACCAGGTCTCGGAGCGCGAGATTGTGCGCGGCGGGCAGCTCTTGGCCGCGAAGACGGCGGCTGCTCGCTGCTTGGCCACGCGGTAGATGCGGCAGTAGACGGCCACCATGACGAGGCCCGGGCCGAAAAAGGAGACGGCGCACGAGGATAGGATGTACCACGTGTCGTTATTGAGCGCGCACACCTGCTCGTCATGTTCGGTGAGCACGAGCGGCGGGAAGGAGACGAGCGCGGCCACGAGCCACGCGGCGGCGATCATGGCCTTGACGCGGCGGGGCGTGCGCCTCGCATTGTAGCGCGCGGCCTCAGTCACTGCCCAGTATCGGTCAAGACTGATGGCGCACAAGTGCGCGATGGACGCCGTGCAGAAGAGCACGTCCAGCGCCAGGTACAGCGCGCACCACGTGCGCCCGAAATACCAGTAGCCCATCACCTCGTTGGCCAGAGAGAAGGGGATGACCAGCGTGGCCACCAGGATGTCGGCGGACGCCAGCGACAAGAGGAAGAGGTGCTGCGGAGCGCGCAGGGCGCGGCTGGTAAGCACGGCGGCCACCACCAGCGCGTTGCCCACCACCGTCACGAGGATGACCACCGCCACTGCCACGATGATGAACGCCGAGGCGCAGCGCGAGTGCGGGGCGGCGCGCGGAGAGCTCGTGCCGTTCGGCTCCGCCAGCGCCGGCTCCGCCATGCCGCCGTCCGCTCGAGCATAGGGGGCAATCCCAGTGGGCAGCGCAGGACCGTGCACGAGCGCGCGCTCGAACAGCACTTCCCACCCGAGCACGTGCGAATGATTTCCCACCGAGTTCCCTTCCAAAGTTGCTTtgagggtgtgtgtgcgcgcgcgtctCCAGCAGAAGCTGCTTTCGAGAATGATTTCCAACTGAAATTCcttttacattttgtgtgaTCAAGAATGATTTATGTCCCCTCACTAAAAAAGGGAAGAAAAACCTggtgtttatttataatttcccccaaaataaaaatgctttgtCCCCCACAGAAAGGTGGTGTTATAGAATAATTTCTCATTGGAAATCTAGGATTCTATAACCCCCCCCTGCCCCCGCCCCCGCCCCCCACCGCTCAGCCAAACAAGAACAATAGTGTTCACGAAAAATCGTCTTTATAAAGGTTTTTCCAACGGACTCCTTCCAAAATTACGTGTCTAACAACTGGGGTCTACAGGAGAGTGTGACTTCGGGAAGGATTCTCTCTGGAAAACAGGGAAGAAAGACGccccataaaaaataaataaaaaataaatgaataaataaataaataaaagtgatagTTCCCTTTCAAACAACTGGTGTTCAGGAATATGATTTCCCCcaccaaaaaataaatcagtcGTTGGGAAAGTGATCCTCCTTAAACAGGGGTCCACCTCCCAAGAACAATAATCAGAAAAGatttccccccaaaaaaacagcagcagggGTTCAGGAGTAATTGCCTCTACAACAGCCGGTCCTCTGGAATTAATTCCCACAGAATTAAGAACGGTATCGGAACAGCTGCAGCGGAGTTCCCTTCCGAGTGTCCTGCTCTACCTCGCAGTGTGTGTTCAAGAAGATTTCGCTCTGAAATCACCGCATTCCATCCAGTGTTATTTCAGGAGAGATTCCCGCCCGCGAGCGCGCGCTCCTTAACGATTTCCTCCTGAGAGCGGGTCTTCTTCTTGGTCTCCGAGGTCCAGCGCGCGCCGGACAGCCGGGCTGGTGCCACTGTGTGTTCGGTGAGGTCCGGTCATTCTGAGCGACGAGGACTGCTATCAGTGAAGCCAGTGAGGAGATGCGAGGAGAGCTGCGCGCGAGCCACTGCTTCTGTCGTTACTGCTGCTGCACGCGGGTCGTCCTTTCTATTAACGAACGTGGGAGAGCCGAAGTGGTCATGTCATCCTGGGCTATGCGCTTATctgtaggagagagagagagcaggaaaaCAGAGGGGTGGGGGGCAAAAACAAATcgaggaaatatatatatatatatatatatatagatagatagagagagagagagagagagagtagaatgTAAGGCACAGAGTTTCTAGATGAAGCACTGGAGGAGTGTAAACAA
This genomic interval from Hoplias malabaricus isolate fHopMal1 chromosome 15, fHopMal1.hap1, whole genome shotgun sequence contains the following:
- the adra2db gene encoding alpha-2Db adrenergic receptor, which encodes MAEPALAEPNGTSSPRAAPHSRCASAFIIVAVAVVILVTVVGNALVVAAVLTSRALRAPQHLFLLSLASADILVATLVIPFSLANEVMGYWYFGRTWCALYLALDVLFCTASIAHLCAISLDRYWAVTEAARYNARRTPRRVKAMIAAAWLVAALVSFPPLVLTEHDEQVCALNNDTWYILSSCAVSFFGPGLVMVAVYCRIYRVAKQRAAAVFAAKSCPPRTISRSETWFPRRSGLNGNGPVNGSGSGGETTCDRRRGELDDIDLEESCISDSARGAGGGGARQPERVPWACSRAVEEDGGVGTGARRKPPLSKSRAAQMREKRFTFVLAVVMGAFVLCWFPFFFTYSLHAVCRESCTIPDALFNLFFWIGYCNSSVNPIIYTVFNRDFRKAFKKIMCHSSTSSS